One Stigmatopora argus isolate UIUO_Sarg chromosome 12, RoL_Sarg_1.0, whole genome shotgun sequence genomic window carries:
- the snai2 gene encoding zinc finger protein SNAI2 codes for MPRSFLVKKHINSTKKPNYSELESPTVLIMPHLYKSLPLPVIPQPEFLSPAAYSPITVWTTSSLPLSPLSSDLSPLSGYPSSLSSSSSSSSSKDHSGSESPRSDEEEPGAPRQDADKFQCVQCAKSYSTYSGLVKHKQLHCDALQARKCFTCKYCEKEYVSLGALKMHIRTHTLPCVCKICGKAFSRPWLLQGHIRTHTGEKPFSCPHCKRAFADRSNLRAHLQTHSDVKKYQCKNCSKTFSRMSLLHKHEESACCGAH; via the exons ATGCCGCGCTCCTTTCTGGTCAAGAAGCACATCAACTCTACCAAAAAGCCCAACTACAGCGAGCTGGAAAGTCCAACAG tGCTCATCATGCCGCACTTGTACAAGAGCCTACCACTGCCGGTCATCCCCCAACCGGAGTTCCTTAGCCCGGCCGCGTACAGCCCCATCACGGTGTGGACCACCAGCAGCCTCCCACTCTCCCCGCTATCCAGCGACCTGTCCCCGCTTTCGGGATACCCTTCATCGctctcctcgtcctcgtcctcgtcctcctccaaGGACCATAGCGGCTCCGAGAGCCCGCGGAGCGACGAGGAGGAACCCGGAGCGCCCCGACAGGACGCGGACAAGTTCCAGTGCGTCCAGTGCGCCAAATCCTACTCGACCTACTCGGGACTGGTCAAACACAAGCAACTACACTGCGACGCGCTGCAGGCCCGCAAGTGCTTTACTTGTAAATACTGCGAGAAGGAGTACGTGAGCCTGGGAGCCCTCAAGATGCACATCAGGACTCACACGTTGCCGTGCGTTTGCAAAATATGTGGGAAAGCCTTCTCCAGGCCGTGGCTGCTGCAGGGACACATCAGGACGCACACGG GCGAGAAGCCCTTCTCTTGTCCCCACTGCAAGCGGGCCTTTGCGGACAGGTCCAACCTCAGGGCTCACCTACAAACCCACTCAGATGTGAAAAAGTACCAATGCAAGAACTGCTCCAAAACATTCTCACGGATGTCGCTGCTGCACAAGCACGAGGAATCAGCTTGCTGCGGAGCGCACTGA